From Spiroplasma endosymbiont of Diplazon laetatorius:
ATTTGCAATATGTATTTTAGCTATTTTCTCAATTATGAGAAATAAAAAATCGGTTGAAGCATTTAAAAGAAAAATACCAGACGAAACAGTTAAAAGATCATTTGCAGTAGTTTTAATTTCATTCTTTATTGTTGTTACAAGTATATTTGTAGTTTATTTAGATAGCAATGAAATGCTATTCGGAACAGACAATACAGATCACACAGATGCTACAATAATAAAACTTATAATGTATGTATGTAGTGCCTTTGGTACTGTTGGTTTCCAACCATTCCCAAATAGTCAAATAATACAACTGGGTGTTATAAGTAAAATAATGTTGGTTATTACAATGTTTATTGGACAACTTGGAATTTCAAATACCTTATTGGCTTTTGTTAAACCAAAAAATAAACAAAATTATGCCTATTTAGAAGAAGAAGTAACTATAGGATAGAAGAATTTTTAAAATTCTTCTATTTTTGTTTAAAGTCAGTATTTAAGGGTTTATAAACTATTCAAAATTAAAGTTTGTTTGACTTATACTTTTAAAGGAGTAAGATTAGGTGGTTAAGATTTTTAAATCTTTAGAGGTGAAAAAATGAATCTAAATGATAACAAAAAAGAGTTAACTGACTCCGAGACTCTGTCTTCACACGAAGGATGATATAAATTATCAAATAAAAAAATATGCTCAATATTAGAGGTTAATCCCGAAACTGGATTAAGCAATAAAGAAGCGAAGTTAAGATTAGAAAAATACGGTAGAAATAATCTACCAAAATCAAAAAAACCAAACTGATTTATGATTTTTTTAAAGAGTTTTTTAGACCCTTTAAGTTTAATTATGATTTTATCGGGTCTACTATCTGGGTTGGTTTCTATAATTTCGAAAAAAATTGAAGTTGTTGATATAACAGGTATGGTTATTATTGCCATTATTGTATTTACAAATTCAATTATAGCAACAGTTCAAGAAGTTAAGTCTTTAAATCAAGTTTCAAATTTAAATGAAAATAAACAAACAGCAATTGTTCTTAGAGATTCAAAAAAAATTGAAATTGATATTGAAGAACTTGTACCTGGTGATGTAATATTCGTTAACTCTGGTGGTTTTGTACCAGCTGATACAAGAATTATAGATAATCAATTATTAAAAATTGATGAATCAGCTCTTACAGGTGAAAATGAACCAGTAAAAAAAATATCTGATTCTATTAAAGAAAAAAATTTAATGTTAGGTGATCAAAAAAATATTGCTTTCATGTCAACTTTAGTAATTGAAGGTAAAATGATGGGGGTAATTTTTGGAACAGGTAACGAATCTGAGATTGGTAAAATCGCTTCAAAAATAACTGGACACAAACAAGAAAAAACGCCATTAGAAAGAAAAGTTACAAGACTTACTACAATCATAGGTTTAGTATCAATTGCAATGGGTTTAATTTTATTTTTAACTTCATTCTTATTGAGAGATCAATTGGGAGATGGAAGTTTAAAAAATCTTTTATTAATATCTGTTTCTTCAGCTATATCTTTAATACCAGAATCACTAACTATTATAGTTAAGATTTGTTTAATGGTAGCAACAAAGAAAATGGCAAGAAAAAATGTAATAATAAAAAACCCAAAATCTATAGAAACTTTGGGAAATGTTAATGTGATTTGTTCAGATAAAACTGGAACATTAACTCAAAATAAAATGACTGTTGATAAAATTTTCTTAGACTTTAAAGAAGATGACTTTAAATCTTTTGATAAAAATAAATATTCAGAACTAATAAATTGTATAACTCTATGTAGTGATGCGATAGTTGAAAAAGAGAAAATTGGTAGTGCAACTGAAATTGCTACAATCGATTTTGTTAAAAAATTTGATATTAATTACATGTCTATGAGAAAAAAACATGAGAGATTAGATGAAATACCTTTTGATTCAAAAAGAAAACTTATGACAACATTAAATGATGTTGATGGAAGACAAATGGTTTATGTTAAAGGTGCAGTCGATTACTTATTAGATATTTGTACAAATAAACTAGTGAATGGTAAAGTAACTCCTTTAACTGATGAAGATAAAAAAATTATAAATGAACAATTATATAGTTTTGCAAAAAGAGGCCTTAGAGTTTTAGGGTTCTCTCAAAAAGATATAACTGATGGAAAACAAAAATATGAAAGTAACTTAACCTTCTTGGGTTGTGTTGCAATTATCGATCCTCCAAGAGAAGAAGTTAAAGCATCTATTGAAGAAGCTAAAGCTGGAGGGATTCGTGTAATTATGATTACAGGAGATCACAAAATTACTGCATTTGAAATAGCAACAAGACTTGGTATTGCAGATGAAAATTTTGATGGTGTTTTAACTGGTCAAGACATTAATGAATTAACAAATGAACAACTAAAAGAAAGACTTAAAAGAACAAATGTTTTTGCAAGAGTAAACCCTGAACACAAAGCTTTAATAGTAGATTTATTACAAGAAGATAGCAATATTGTTGCTATGACAGGTGATGGGGTAAATGACTCACCAAGTTTAGTTAAAGCTGATGTTGGTATATCTATGGGTATAACAGGAACAGAAGTTGCAAAAGGTGTTAGTGACGTTATATTGGCAGATGATAATTTCAAAAGTATTATCTCGGGAGTTAACTCAGGAAGAAATGTTTATGAAAAAATCAAATACTCAATTTCTTTCTTGATTGCAGCAAACATAAGTCAAATATTAACTATATTATTAATACTTGCTATAAATAAAGATATAGCATTAAATTCAGTTAATATTTTATTCCATATTTTTATAATTGAAACAATAGTTGCAGTTCCTATCGGAATGCAAAAAGAAAGACGTGGAGTGATGAAAAACCCTCCACCTACACACAAAAAAGAGAGTTTACTAAAAGGGATTAGGTCTCAAATAATAATAACAACTTTATTTAACACTTTATTTGCTGTATTGAATTATGAAATTGCTATTTTATGATTCAGTCAAGATTTAGAAAAAGCAAAAGAATTTGGTAAAACAGGAGTTTATATAGCTATTATGTTTTCTCCAATATTTTACTCAATTCTCTACAATAATTTCTTCTTGCCAATTAAGTCAACTAGAAAAAATAAAGATGTTGATAAATATAAACCTAATAAATGGTTATTAATTTTGATGGGTGTTGCTTTTATGGCTACAACATTGACTTTGATGCCTATTGAAACTGTAAATAATTTCTTCGATTTTACAACAGTTGGATTAGATCCTGGTTTAGCAGCAATATTTTGTATAAATGCATTATTGCCAACAATTTGTATTTATGGTACGTATCAATTGATACTTAAAGTAATTTAAAAAAAGAAAAGGGCACTATATTTTAGTACCTTTTTGTTTATAAAAATATATAATTTGAATTAGAGAAAATTTAAAGGAGAAAAAAAAGATGGAAAATATGGAAGATTTTGAGATTTCCACGGGTAAAGGTAAGTTTTTTAGAACTCTTATCTATTATTTTGGAAAAGAATGAAAGTTATCGTTATCAATGTTAGCTCTATGTTTAATGTTTGTTGTGCTTCACTTGTCATTGCCAATATTAACTTATCAAATGACATTAGCTATTACTGAATCTAAACCTTCAGGAGATAACTTAATAACTAGTAAATGAACAGAAGACACATCATTATTAATATATGTGTCAATAGGAATAGTTTTACTATATTGTATACTTTCATTTGTTTATGACTACTTGGCTTATATAATGGGTCGTAAAATTGAAATTAGTTTAAGAAATAGATCGCTTGAAAATTTAGTTAGACAAGACATTTCTTACTATTCAGATAAAAAAATTGGAGAAATTTTAACTAAAATAGTTTCTGATACTCAAATAGTTGGTGATCAAGCTGTTCAAGTTCCTTTACAATTTGGTTTATCTTTCTTTGAAGTGATTGGAGCTTCAATATTGATGTATATCTTAAGTTGACAGTTAGCAACAGTAACTGTTGTAACATTTGGGATAATAATGTTTGCAATGATGTTTTGTTTCTATGCAACAAGAAATAAAGTTATTAAAGTAAGAGAAAGTATTACAGAAATTAATGGTAATGTAACTGATAGAATTGCCACAGTTAGATTAATCAAATCTTCTGGTACAGAAAATTACGAAACAGAAAGATTTAATGAAGTACATAAAGACTTTTACAAAAAATCTAAAAAAGTTGGTACAAGATTGGCACTTATGTTAACTACAATGTGGGGTGGAACTTTCATCTTACAATTTGCAACAGTAATTGCAGCAATGTTAATTTACAAAAATGACAGTAGCTTCATAAATGAAAGATTCACTGCATACAATCTTGCACAAGGGCTTATGATAGCTCCGTTATTCAATGTTATGGCAGCGTTATTTGGTTTAGCTCAAGCATCTGTTGCTGCTCAAAGAGTGGATGACACAATAAAAGCTAAATCTATAATGGATTCTCATTACTTTGATGGAGAAATTATTGAGGAAGTAAAAGGAGATATCTTATTTAAAGGTGTTGAATTTTCATATCCTGAAAAACCAGGTAAAGTTATACTTCCAAAATTTGATTTCAAATTTGAAGAAGGAAAATCATATGCCTTTGTTGGTGAAACTGGAAGTGGTAAGTCAACTATTGCAAAATTATTATTAAGATTTTATGACCCTTCAAAAGGTGAAATAATAATTAACGGAAATACAAATTTAAAAGATGTTAACTTATCAAGTTACTTAGTTCATGTTGGTTATGTAGAACAAGATCCTCAAATATTATATGGAGACGTATTTGAAAATGTTAAATATGGATCATTTAACTCTACAAATGAAGAAGTTATTGAAGCATGTAAAAAAGCTGAACTACACGATCTTGTAATGACATGACCAGATCAATACGAAACTATTTTAGGAGAACGTGGATTCTTACTAAGTGGTGGACAAAAACAAAGACTTATTATTGCAAGAATGTTCTTAAAAGATCCAAAAATCTTAATATTAGACGAAGCAACAAGTGCTTTAGACAATATCGTTGAAAAAGAAATTCAGGCAAAACTAGATGTACTTATGAAAGGTAGAACAACAGTTACTATCGCTCACAGATTAAGTACAATTAAAAATGCAGATGAAATAATAGTTTTAGGTGGAAACGGTAAAGGAATAGTTCAAAGAGGTAAATTCAATGAACTAAAATCACAAGAAGGACACTTTAAAAAACTATATCAAGCTGGTTTAATTGAATAATAGTCTTAAAAATAAACAGAAATGTTTATTTTTTTGTCTTTTTTGTAAAAAAAATAAAAAAAATATTGATTTTAATATTGCTAATATGCTATTATGAATAGGTAGAAATCTATCTATGGCTTTTTAGCTCAGTTGGTAGAGCAACCGGCTGTTAACCGGTTGGTCGCAGGTTCGAGTCCTGCAAAAGCCGCCATTTTAATGGCCTGTTGGTGAAGCGGTCAACACACACGGTTTTCATCCGTGCACACACGGGTTCGAACCCCGTACAGGCTACCATTATTTTTATATTTTATTTTTGGAGTGTTAGCTCAGTTGGGAGAGCTCCTGCCTTACAAGCAGGCGGTCGGCGGTTCGAGCCCGTCACACTCCACCATTTTTTTTGCTGATGTGGCTCAATTGGCAGAGCAACTGACTTGTAATCAGTAGGTTGTAGGTTCAAGTCCTATCATCAGCACCACGCAAGAAATCATCAACCATAAATGGTTGTTTTTTTATTGCTAAATCTATGTATTATATATTTAAGGAGTAAAAGGATGAAAAAAAATCTATCTTTAATAGCCTATGTTTCAATGGGTATTGCTTTATTAAATATGATTTTCGTAATAGCTTTTGTAAAAAAAGTTTATGAAAAACTACCAAATAATTGTCATATGGAATCTTTGGTTTATATATTCATAGTAGGTGCAGTGTTGTTTTTAGTGGCTATTGGAATTGTGGGTTTGGTTTTTCTTATTAAGAACACAACTAAATCTGCTTTTGTAGCATCAATCATATTAATTACTTTAGGTGTATTGTTAATAACAACTATATATTCATTTACATGAATATTTGGATCAATAAACGCAATTTGCGGTGTATTCATGATAGTTGTTGGAGCAATTCACCTAAAATCAACAAGAGAATACTTATAAAATTCAAATAAGTGTTTTAATAAAATAAAAAAAATGTTATTATAAATGTGTTAATTTTAACGTCTCGTTAGCTCAGTCGGTAGAGCAACTGGCTTTTAACCAGTGGGTCATAAGTTCAAGTCTTATACGGGACACCATTCATCCGGAATTGGCGGAATTGGCAGACGCACCAGACTTAGGATCTGGCGTGGTAACACGTGGGGGTTCAAGTCCCTTATTCCGGACCATAAAGAAATTTAATCACGCAAGTGATTTTTTTATTTTTCAATTTAATTCAATTAATTGTTGCAATTAAAACTCAAACTATATATATTGTTTTTTAGGAAATGTTAGGGAAATTATGAGAAAAAATATTTTATTAATAAAAGTAAATAAAATGAAATCAAACAAATCTTTGATTTCTCTTTCTTTTCAATTTTCTGAACTATTTATATTAAATTAATCAACCATTTTTATTGGTTGATTTTTTTTATAAAAATTCAGTAGAGATAAAGGAGAATAATATGGAAGAAAATCAAAAAATAGATCTTGTTCTTGAACCACATCAAAGACCCAAAAGTATTGGGAAATGAGCTACTCTTTCATTGCAACACGTTTTTGCAATGTTTGGAGCCACTGTTTTGGTTCCGATGGTTATAAACCAATTGGCAGCTCCAGATGAAGTCATAAACATATCTATGGCATTATTTTGTTCTGGTGTAGGAACATTAATTTATATAGCTTTAACAATGGCGAAAGTACCAATTTATCTTGGAAGCAGTTTTGCTTACATGACTGTGTTGGGAACTGGTTGAAAGGATTGAGGAAACTCTATATTTATAGCTGTTTTTGCTGTAGGTATAGTTTACATATTAATGGGGTTCATAATTCATTGAACAGGTGTAAAGTGAATTAAAAAAGCTTTTTCACCTGTAGTTGTAGGGCCAATTATCATAACAATTGGTTTAAGTGCTGTTCCAAGTGCTTTAGGTAATATAGGATTTGCTTCAGGTACAGGAAGCAATGGAGCTAATGCTTGAGGTGATTACCCTCAATGATTAGCTATTATAATTGGGGTAATTACATTCTTGGTTGCAACAATTTGTATGTTAAAAGCAAAAAACTTTTTAAAAGTAGTACCAATCTTAATGGCTCTTGCTATTGGTTACTTAATATCAATAATATTGCATTTCAGTTTAACTAAATATGGATATCACATAATGGATACAAGCTACATTACAGATACAAGTAATTGAGAATGATATCCAAGTTTTAAAGCGGTTTGAAAAGTGGAACCCAAAACAATAGGGCCAGCTCTAGTAGCAATCGTTCCTATTGCTATGGTTACAATGGTTGAACATTTAGGAGATCACATAAACATAGGAACAATGACTGGAAGAGATTTTATAAAAGATCCAGGCATTAGCAAAACATTAATTGCAGATGGTGTTGCTATGAGTTTTGCAGGTTTAATAGGTGGACCTGCAAACGCTACTTATGCAGAAAACACAAGCGTTGTAGGATTAACTAAAGTAGCTAGTGTTTGAGTTACTGGTTTAGCTGCTGTGTTTGCCATAATAATGAGCTTTATAGCTCCTGTGAATCAAATAATAAGAATGATACCAGCTCCTGTAATGGGTGGTATAAGTATTATGCTGTTTGGTATGATTGCGTCAAATGGAATCAAAATTATGATGGATGCAAAAGTAGATTTGAAAAATGCTAAAAATTTAGTTGTAATTTCAATTATATTAGCAATTGGAGTTGGAATGTCAATCATGAAAAAAGATATTCAAATATCAAGTTTCAAAATAACAGGATTATTCCTAGCAACACTTTGTGGTGTTTCGCTTAACTTACTTTTACCAAATCATGATAACCTTGGAGTATTGAGTATATTCAAAAGAAAAAACAAGGACAATAAAAAGGTTAAAAAATAATTAAAAAATGATTCTAATAACTAGAATCATTTTTTAATAGATTTCCTAAAAATCACTATTTCCTTTATAATCTATATTAGTAAATCGAGGTGAAAATATGAAATTAAAAGAAAATGTTCTTATTTTTTCTGACTTAGACGGTACTGCTCTAGCAAGTGACCACAAATTTAGTGAAGTAACAAAAGAAATAGTTAAAAAAGTTTATGAAAAAAACTATTATTTCATACCTGTTACTGCAAGATGTACTATGGATACATTTGAACAACAAGCAATTTATTTAGGTTTGGATAAACTTAAAGGAATAGCGGCTGCAAACAATGGTACTCATATATATGACTTTAAAGAAGAAAAATGAATCAAAAAAGAATACATCACAAAAGAATCTTTAAAAGAAGTTTTTGAAACTACTTTTGGAAAAATAGGTAAATATAAAGTTCACTTTATTGGCGATGACATTTATTACGTATATGGTGAGGGTGAAAACTCAAGATACTGAAGTGATATTATGGGAACTGACTATAAAGTTATAGAAAATTTTGAAGATATCCAAAAAGATATAAATCACATAACTGTAATTTTAGAAAAAAACCCAACAGATAAGAGTGTAGATGAATTTTATAAAGATTTCTCTGGTATAAGCAATGAACTTGATATAATTAAATATACAGATAGAGTTTATGAGTTGGCTATAAAGGGAATTCACAAAGGATCTGTAGTTAAAGAAGTCTTAAATCATCTTAAGTTAGATGAATCAAATACAACAACATTTGGATTTGGAGATAGTTTTAACGATTTTGAGTTAGCTGCGCAAGTAGATAACTTCATAGCAATGGAAAATGGCTTGGAAGAGCTAAAAAATAAAGCAACATATGTTACAAAAACAAATGACGAAAATGGTGTTGCTGATTTTATTGAAAAAAATATAATATAAGAGGAGAAAAAAATTATGGCAGTAAAAGTAATTGAAACAGTAGAAGAATTTGACTTAGAAATAGCAAAAGAATCAACAGTTGTTGATTTCTATGCTGAATGATGTGGACCATGTAAAATGATGGCTCCTATCTTTGATTTAACTTCAAATGAAGAAACATCAGTAAACTTCATTAAAGTTGATACAGATAAATTACCAGAAGTGGCAAAAAGATATAACGTTATGTCTATACCAACTCTAATTTTATTTAAAGATGGAGAAGTTACAAAACAAAACAGTGGATTTATGTCAAAAGATATTTTAAAACAATTTGTAAAATAGGAGGAAACAAAAGTGGTTAAATTAATAGCGCTCGATGTTGACGGAACATTAGTTAAAAAGAAAAATTTAGTATCAAAGGTAAATATAAAAGCAATTAATGAAGCTCGTGAACAAGGCGTTAAAATTTGTATTGCAACTGGAAGAAATATATCTAGAGCTATGAAAGTAGCAAAAGCAATCGGAATTGATTTGGCACACGAATATGTTATTACTCTTAATGGTGGAGCTACTTATAAATATGAAGGTACAGCAAAACCAAAATTAATTGAAGAACATTTATTTGAATTAGAAGACTTTAAAATAATTTATGATAAAGCAAAAGAATATAAATTAAGTACTTTTAGTTATGCAAAAGATCCTGGGGTATCTTATGTTGTTAAAAAGAATTTATTCACATATGTTCTTAAAAAAGTATCAGGAAGAAAATTGGTTAAGTACAATAGAGATACAATAACTGATACATCTTACAAAATTATTATTTATGGTAACAAAAAAGGTATAGCTAAAATAAAAGAGGATTTAAAACCTAAAGAATACGAAATGTTTTCTTGAAGTTATGTTCCTCATTCTTCAAATATTGAAGTTAATCCAAAAGGTGTTGATAAACTATACGCTCTACAAAATGTAGCAAAAGAATATGGTATTGACGCTAAAGACATTATGTTCTTTGGGGATGGCGACAATGATATGAGAGCTATAAAGTGAGTTGGTCATGGTATTGCCATGGGTAACTCTAAAAAAGATCTTAAAGAGATTGCAAAAAATCAAACAAAATCAAACAAAAAACATGGTGTAGGTTACTACATTAAAAAAGAATTATTGAAATAGACACATTTTATATGTGTTTTTTTTATTTTCATAATTTTTATAAAAAAAAATAAAAAATATATATAATTATCTTATGTAAAAAACAAAAGGAGAATTACTATGAAATTACAAAGTGTAATAAATATAAATCAATATTTAATTTCAGAATGATTTAATGTAGTAATAACTCGTGTTGAATGATTTGAAAAAGTTTTAGAGACAGAAATGCTCCTCCTGATTGCGTAATCCAATTTTAATAAATTACGCGTTAAAAATTTAATATTTTTTAAAGGAGAACATATTATGAACAACAAAAATAATATTTTAGAGATTAGAAATCTTACTAAAAGTTATGATGGAAAAGTTGTTTTAAAAGGTGTTGGTTTTAATATTAGAGAGGGTGAATTTATCACTCTTTTAGGACCATCTGGTTGTGGAAAGACTACTACTTTAAATATAATCGGAGGAAGAGAAAAACAAGACTCTGGTGAAATATTATTTGAAGGTAAGGATTTAACACCTATACCAAGTAACAAAAGACAGATTAATACAATCTTTCAAAATTACGCACTTTTCCCTCATTATGATGTTTACGATAATATTGCTTATGGATTAAGAATTAAAAAAATGAAAGAAGACTTAATTACAAAAGAAGTTATGCAATATATTAAGAAATTTTCATTAGAAAATATGGAAAATAAAAGAGTTCATGAACTAAGTGGTGGGCAAAAACAACGTGTTGCCATCGCAAGAGCTCTTATTTTGAAACCCAAAATTTTACTTCTAGATGAACCGATGTCAGCTCTTGACGTTCAATTAAGAAAAAGAATGCAAGATGAATTAAAAGAGCTACAAGAAGAAATAGGAATTACTTTCATCTTAGTTACTCATGATCAAGAAGAAGCACTTACTTTAAGTGACAGAATAGTTGTTATGAATGATGGACAAATCCAACAAATTGGATCACCAGAAGAAATTTATAACGAACCTGAAAACAGATGAGTTGCTAACTTCATTGGTGTTTCTAATGTTATCGGTGATGGTGAGTTTGTAAAAGATTTAAAAGTTAAATTCGACGGTAAAGAATTTGACTGTACAGATAAAGGTTTTGGAGAAAACGAAAAAAATATAGATATAGTTTTAAGACCTGAAGACTTACAAATTCAAGGACCTAATAAAGGATTTTTCAATGGTATAGTTGAAAATATTATCTTTAAAGGTGTACATTACGAAATAACTGTTAAAACAGAAAACAGAAACTATGTAGTTCATACAACTGAATTCCATGATTTCGACAAAGAAGTTTCTATTAAATGAAATCCAGAAGATTTACATGTAATGTGAAAAGAGATAGATGAATAATTTAGATAACGAAAAAGACATTATTGAATTACAAAATAATGTTGAAGTTGAAAAAGAATTAGACGATATTGAAAATATTGAATCTGAAGGAACAGAAATAGAAATAGAAATACCAAAAATTAAATTTAAAGATAAAATTGCAGATTTTAAAATAGTAAAAGGTTTAAAAGGAAAAGTTTGACCAATAATGTTACCATTTATGGTTGTTATGGGATTTTTAGTTGTGCTTCCTTTACTTGGGATTATTATTTTCTCAATAGTGGAAGCAACTGGAAATAGTATTAAATTTAAATTAGATTTTACAAACTTTGTGAAACTTTTAACTTCAGGATCTATTTTATATGTAATGTTTTTATCTTTAATGTATGCCTTTGTAGCTAGTTTGATATGTGTTGCATGCGCTTATCCAATCGCACTAGTGATGACTCAACTTAAAAATAAAATGCTTGCAAAAAACGTTTGAGTATTAGTTACTCTACCAATTTGAATAAGCATGATTTTAAAAATACTTGGACTAAGAAGTTTATTCTTAATAATATCTCCAAGCGCTTTAGGAACTCCAATTGCAGTTATTATTGGAATGGTGTATATGTTTTTACCATTTGCCATTTCACCAATTTACAATGCAATTGAAAATCAAGATAGAAATTACTACCTAGCTGCTTTAGATTTAAAAGCAAGTAAGTCAAAAGCTTTTTGACATACAACTTTTAGACAATCATTGCCAGGTGTATTTGCTGGATTTACCCTAGTGTTAATTCAAGCAGCAACATCACTTTTAATTGTTAGATATATGGGTGATGGAAAAATAAATTTAATAACAACAATAATTGAAAATTACTTCTTTAGGGGTACTGACTTTACTTTCGGAGCTACAATTGCAATAGTTTTAGCACTGCTTTTATTTGCAATTATGGGGATTATGAAATTAATCTCAAATAAATTTGAAGTGAAAGGAGCATCAAAAAAATGAAAAAATTCATCAAATCAAGTTACTTCTTAATAATGATGTTATTTATCTATTTTCCAATAGCTATAATGATACTTTTTTCATTCAATGCTGGAAATAGTACAACACAATGAAGTGGATTTAGTTTAGAGTGATATGCAGCTCTTGTACAAAACTCACCATTTATTAAATCAATTACAGTTTCTCTTTTTGTTGCCATGGTATCTACAATTATTTCTTTAATAATTGGAATGATGGCAGTTGTTGGTCTTACAAAAATCAGACCAAAAGCATCAAGAAATTGAGTAAGAATAGCAAATATACCATTAGTAAATGCTGATGTTATTACAGCAGTTGGTTTAATGTTATTATTTGTTCTTGCTGGAGTAAAATTTGGAATTATAACTTTAATTGCAGCTCACGTTTCATTTAACGTGCCCTATGTAATTATTACAGTACTTCCCTTTATGAATAGAATTGATAAAAATATACTTGAAGCTTCAAAAGATCTTGGTGGTAACCAAAGACAAACTTTCTATAAAGTTATTCTTCCAATATTAACACCATGTATTATAACTGCAGCTGCAATATGTTTTGCAATGAGTTTTGACGATTTTATTATTTCTTACTTTACAGGTGGAGGACAAACAAACGTTTCAACTTTTATTTATACTGCAAAAAGAATGCAACCTTACATAAATGCTTTTGGTACATTATTGGTAGCATCTATTGTATTTATTATTTTGGTTTGAAATATAATTCAATTTTCAATTCAAAAATCAAAAGATGTAAAATTACAAATCAAAAAAGGTGAATACAAAATTAAAACTATTAGTAAAATAGAAAATGAAATTAAATATTTACAAAAATGTCTTTCAACTGGAACAAAAATTGAAAGAAG
This genomic window contains:
- a CDS encoding cation-translocating P-type ATPase — translated: MNLNDNKKELTDSETLSSHEGWYKLSNKKICSILEVNPETGLSNKEAKLRLEKYGRNNLPKSKKPNWFMIFLKSFLDPLSLIMILSGLLSGLVSIISKKIEVVDITGMVIIAIIVFTNSIIATVQEVKSLNQVSNLNENKQTAIVLRDSKKIEIDIEELVPGDVIFVNSGGFVPADTRIIDNQLLKIDESALTGENEPVKKISDSIKEKNLMLGDQKNIAFMSTLVIEGKMMGVIFGTGNESEIGKIASKITGHKQEKTPLERKVTRLTTIIGLVSIAMGLILFLTSFLLRDQLGDGSLKNLLLISVSSAISLIPESLTIIVKICLMVATKKMARKNVIIKNPKSIETLGNVNVICSDKTGTLTQNKMTVDKIFLDFKEDDFKSFDKNKYSELINCITLCSDAIVEKEKIGSATEIATIDFVKKFDINYMSMRKKHERLDEIPFDSKRKLMTTLNDVDGRQMVYVKGAVDYLLDICTNKLVNGKVTPLTDEDKKIINEQLYSFAKRGLRVLGFSQKDITDGKQKYESNLTFLGCVAIIDPPREEVKASIEEAKAGGIRVIMITGDHKITAFEIATRLGIADENFDGVLTGQDINELTNEQLKERLKRTNVFARVNPEHKALIVDLLQEDSNIVAMTGDGVNDSPSLVKADVGISMGITGTEVAKGVSDVILADDNFKSIISGVNSGRNVYEKIKYSISFLIAANISQILTILLILAINKDIALNSVNILFHIFIIETIVAVPIGMQKERRGVMKNPPPTHKKESLLKGIRSQIIITTLFNTLFAVLNYEIAILWFSQDLEKAKEFGKTGVYIAIMFSPIFYSILYNNFFLPIKSTRKNKDVDKYKPNKWLLILMGVAFMATTLTLMPIETVNNFFDFTTVGLDPGLAAIFCINALLPTICIYGTYQLILKVI
- a CDS encoding HAD-IIB family hydrolase, with protein sequence MKLKENVLIFSDLDGTALASDHKFSEVTKEIVKKVYEKNYYFIPVTARCTMDTFEQQAIYLGLDKLKGIAAANNGTHIYDFKEEKWIKKEYITKESLKEVFETTFGKIGKYKVHFIGDDIYYVYGEGENSRYWSDIMGTDYKVIENFEDIQKDINHITVILEKNPTDKSVDEFYKDFSGISNELDIIKYTDRVYELAIKGIHKGSVVKEVLNHLKLDESNTTTFGFGDSFNDFELAAQVDNFIAMENGLEELKNKATYVTKTNDENGVADFIEKNII
- a CDS encoding uracil-xanthine permease family protein; protein product: MEENQKIDLVLEPHQRPKSIGKWATLSLQHVFAMFGATVLVPMVINQLAAPDEVINISMALFCSGVGTLIYIALTMAKVPIYLGSSFAYMTVLGTGWKDWGNSIFIAVFAVGIVYILMGFIIHWTGVKWIKKAFSPVVVGPIIITIGLSAVPSALGNIGFASGTGSNGANAWGDYPQWLAIIIGVITFLVATICMLKAKNFLKVVPILMALAIGYLISIILHFSLTKYGYHIMDTSYITDTSNWEWYPSFKAVWKVEPKTIGPALVAIVPIAMVTMVEHLGDHINIGTMTGRDFIKDPGISKTLIADGVAMSFAGLIGGPANATYAENTSVVGLTKVASVWVTGLAAVFAIIMSFIAPVNQIIRMIPAPVMGGISIMLFGMIASNGIKIMMDAKVDLKNAKNLVVISIILAIGVGMSIMKKDIQISSFKITGLFLATLCGVSLNLLLPNHDNLGVLSIFKRKNKDNKKVKK
- a CDS encoding ABC transporter ATP-binding protein, whose amino-acid sequence is MENMEDFEISTGKGKFFRTLIYYFGKEWKLSLSMLALCLMFVVLHLSLPILTYQMTLAITESKPSGDNLITSKWTEDTSLLIYVSIGIVLLYCILSFVYDYLAYIMGRKIEISLRNRSLENLVRQDISYYSDKKIGEILTKIVSDTQIVGDQAVQVPLQFGLSFFEVIGASILMYILSWQLATVTVVTFGIIMFAMMFCFYATRNKVIKVRESITEINGNVTDRIATVRLIKSSGTENYETERFNEVHKDFYKKSKKVGTRLALMLTTMWGGTFILQFATVIAAMLIYKNDSSFINERFTAYNLAQGLMIAPLFNVMAALFGLAQASVAAQRVDDTIKAKSIMDSHYFDGEIIEEVKGDILFKGVEFSYPEKPGKVILPKFDFKFEEGKSYAFVGETGSGKSTIAKLLLRFYDPSKGEIIINGNTNLKDVNLSSYLVHVGYVEQDPQILYGDVFENVKYGSFNSTNEEVIEACKKAELHDLVMTWPDQYETILGERGFLLSGGQKQRLIIARMFLKDPKILILDEATSALDNIVEKEIQAKLDVLMKGRTTVTIAHRLSTIKNADEIIVLGGNGKGIVQRGKFNELKSQEGHFKKLYQAGLIE
- the trxA gene encoding thioredoxin; this translates as MAVKVIETVEEFDLEIAKESTVVDFYAEWCGPCKMMAPIFDLTSNEETSVNFIKVDTDKLPEVAKRYNVMSIPTLILFKDGEVTKQNSGFMSKDILKQFVK